CGCTGTCCTCCGCGGCGGCGGGACTGGTGGGAACATCCCGTCTGGAAAATGCCGGGAGGACGGAGGCCGGAGCAGATACAGGCGAAGCGGAACAGGGCCGTTCGCGGGCGCCGCCCGTGTACCCGGGACATCGTCACGCGGTCCTCCTCGGAACGCGTGGGTCGGCCATCACCTGGTCGTGCAGGCGTGCACAGGTGCGGGTGATCAGACGGGAGACGTACATCTGAGAGACACCGAGCTGCAGACCGATGCGGGCCTGCGTCATGTCGCAGAAGAACCTCATGTACAGGATCTGGCGTTCGCGTTCGGGCAGGGCCCGCAGCAGAGGTCGTAGGGTCTCACGGTTGACGACCCGGTCGAAGCCGGGCTCCATGCCACCGAGGGTGTCGGCCAGCGGGTGACTGTCCGCGGAGCCGCCGGGCACGGCGTCCAGGGACAGGGCGGTGAAGCTCTCCAGCGCCCCCTGGCCCAGCAATACGTCCGCCTCGGTCAGTCCGGTGTGTGCGGCGATCTCGTGGACGGCGGGTATCGATCCGCCCAGCGAAGTGCTCAGCTCATGGTCGGCGGAGCGGACCTGGCCACGCAGCTCCTGTACGCGCCGCGGCACGTGCACGACCCAGAGTTCGTCACGGAAGTGCCGCTTCACCTCGCCGAGGATCGTCGGTATGGCAAAGCTCGGGAAGGCGGTGCCGAGACTCGGGTCGAAGCGGGACACCGCCTTGACCAGGCCCAGTTGGGCGACCTGCTTGAGGTCTTCGAAGGTCTCACCGCGATGGCGGAAGCGCCGGGCCAGCCGTACCGCCATCGGCATCCAGGCGCACACCACCTCCTGGCGCAGCGCGGACCTCTCCGGACCGTCCGGCAGAGCGGCGATACGGCGGAACGCGGCATTGGTGTCCGGCGCGTCGTCGTAGCGGTGCGCGCTTCGTGGGCCTTTCGTGCGTTCGGCCGGCATGGGCACGTGTCTCCCTGATCGGTGGCGTCAACTCACCGTGGGAGCCGGCAGACCGCAGCACACACAGGGGGAGCAGCGACGGCTGCTCGCACGGGCGTGCCTCCGGTCTGAAGCACACCAGACGGCTTCCCGGGCAGCCCGCTTCCAAACAGGCTCGGCCACACAGTCGCAGCTGCCCACGGAGGGCGTACGGGGCAGGCGACGCGAGCGGCGACACCCGGCTGGCACACTCACCGTCCTGCTGCCTGGGCCACAGTGGCCCCATACCCCCAACGGGCCCCGGCGGGGCGCCGATCCGGGGCTATGCTGGTGAACAGACGTCCCGGACCCCGGCGCAGCACCGCTCATCGGCCATGATGGCACTCCCGCACATCTGCCGGTCTCCTGAACCGAGGCGCCCCATGCGCACTCCGCGGCAACCACACCAACCCGAAGGCTCGGCGCCGTCCGCCATGGACACGGTGCGGCTGCGCCGGCTGAACCGCTGGCAGGCGGAGGGCCTGCGGGAGGACCTGGCGGATCTGTATGTGGAGTCCTCCACCACCGAGCCCGGCGAGGAGTTCAGCGGCCGGCAGGAGTTCCTGAGTCGCCTGGAACGTGATGTACAGCTGCCGGGATTCGACATGCTGGTCGCCGAGGCACAGTCCCTGACCGGCTGTGTCTTCGGATTCCCCGTGCCGCGCGACGGCTCCTGGTGGGAGGGGTTCGACGGTCCGATGCCGCAGAACCTGGAGCAACTGACCGCGTCCGGGCATGTCTTCGCGATTCTCGAAACCGTAGTCCATCCGCACCAGCACGCCCACGGGCTCGCCCGCCGGCTCCAGGAGCGTCTGCTCGCCGACCATCAGTCCTCGCTCGGCGTCACCTTGGTGGATCAGTCCGCCCGTTCGGCCTGTGCCGCCTTCAAGGACTGGGGCTGGCAGGAGGCGGGGCAGATCCACCGCCTGCCCGGTCCAACGGCCCTGCGGGTACTGGTTCTTCCTCTTGGCGAGCGCACGGAGGATCATCCGGACGGCCTCGCCCACAACGACCGGACCCAACGGCCCGAATAGCCCGCACCGACCGGACATGGCGCGACCGAGGCGTGGAGGAGCGGGTGGATCTGTCTCCGGATCAGGAGGCGCGGCGGATCGCCGCGGTGCGTCGTTACGACATCCTGGACACTCCGCCCGACGGTGCCTTCGACCGGATCGCCGCGCTGGCCGCCCGCCTGTTCGACGCGCCAGCCGCGACGGTGACGATCGTGGATACCGACCGGGTCTGGTTCAAGGCCGCGTACGGTCTGGCGGGGGTCACGCAGATCGGCCGGGACCCGGGGCTGTGCACCTCGACGATTCTCACCGGCGGCCCTCTGGTCGTCCCCGACACTCTCGACGACCCGGTCGCCCGCGCCCACTCCCTGGTGACCGGTCCGGCTCGGGTGCGCTTCTACGCCGCCGCCCCGATCACCACCAGCGACGGTCACCGCCTGGGCACCGTGGACGTCCTGGACACCAGGCCGCGCCGTATCACGACGGACCAGGCCACCGCCCTGACCGACCTGGCCGCGCTCGTGATGGACGAACTCGAACTGCGGCTGTCCGCGCTGCGCATGCTCCGTGTCGAACGGGAACTGGTGGAGGTCGAGCACGCGGCACGGGAGCGCGCCGAGCGGGACCGGTCGGAGATCGCCGCGTACGCCTCCACCCTGCAGCGCACCCTGCTGCCTCCGGCACTGCCGGAAGTGCCCGGCCTGGAGGCCGCCTGCCACTACACCACCGCCTCGGTCCACGACGTCGGCGGCGACTTCTACGACGTCTTCCCGCTCGGCGCCGGGCGCTGGGCGTTCTTCCTCGGTGACGTCAGCGGCCGGGGCGCACCCGCCGCCGCGCTCACCTCGCTGATCCGCTACACCCTGCGTACCAGCGCCCTGTTGGAACCGGACCCGTGTGCGGTACTGCGGAAGCTCAACACCGCTCTGCTGTCGGCATCGTCCGACGGCAGCGGCTTCTACGACGTCTTCCCGCTCGGCGCCGGGCGCTGGGCGTTCTTCCTCGGTGACGTCAGCGGCCGGGGCGCACCCGCCGACGCGCTCACCTCGCTGATCCGCTACACCCTGCGTACCAGCGCCCTGTTGGAACCGGACCCGTGTGCGGTACTGCGGAAGCTCAACACCGCTCTGCTGTCGGCATCGTCCGACGGCAGCGGCTTCTGCACCCTGGTCTTCGGCAGATGCGGGGGGCCATGGTCGAAGCCCGAAGCCTCTTCGAGGCACTGGTCACCGAAGAGCCGACCGACCCGGACCGGCGTCGGCGACGAAATCGCCACCCACCTCACGAACACCCCGACGGAACAGCGGTGCGTTCCCCGCGAGAGTTGGCAGGCCCCGGACACCGCAGCGCAGACCGAGAGGCGCTGTCGCGGGTTGCGCCCAGCGCCTGGGGAGCTGGGGTGTGTCGAGCCGCACGGGCACTGACACGGCGTGCGCCCAAACGGGATTCGGCCATGGTGCGATGGACGGGCGCGGAATTCGTACGCCTTGCTTCCGAGGTCCCTCCGCGTGCGCCGGGCGGGATCGTCCCTGTCGCCCGGCGTGAGTGGGAGGAGGGGTGGGTGGGGTGGCGGAATCTGGTTCCGCGTCCGCCATGGGCCGTGTCGTTGTGGTTCTCTGGCGGGACGCTGGCTGCGGCCCGCCACCTGGGGGCCGACGCACGTGACCGAGGCGATCCCGAGTACATGATGCGGGGATGCGCCCGACGAGCCCGACGCGCCCTGCCCCCGCGTGCCCAGTGGTGAGAGAAGGGTTCCCCCATGCCGGTTCTGCGCGCGTCGATCGGTCTCGCCGCGAGGCTCGCCGAGTGGGGCGGCGGCCGGGTGCCGATGGTGGCGGGCCGGATCACCAGTGCTCTCGCGAGCCCGCTTGCGAGTCCCCTCGCTCCGGACGACTACCTGGGCCTGATCGACCCGCTGCTGTCCGCCCGCCATCCCGCGGGCCGGGTGGTCGCCGTGCGGCCGGAGTGCGCCGGGGCGGCCACGCTGGAGATCCGTCCCGGGCGCGGCTGGGCGGGGCATCGGGCCGGGCAGTACCTGCCGGTGGGGGTGGAGATCGACGGCGTACGGCACTGGCGTACGTACTCGATCACCTCACCCCCCGAGGCGCCGGGCCGGACACTGACGATCACGGTCAAGGAGGATCCCGGTGGCCGGGTCTCCCCGCACCTCGTGCACCGGACGCGTCCCGGCACGGTGCTCCGACTCAGCCCCGCGCAGGGCGAGTTCACGCTGCCGGAGGATCCGCTGCCGCCGCGGATGCTGATGGTGACGGCGGGCAGCGGCATCACCCCGGTGGCGGGGATGCTGCGCACCCTCGCGGGCCGCCGCCTCTCCGGGCCCGCCCCCGACGTCGTACTTCTGCACAGCGCACCCGGCCCGGACGAGTTCCTCTTCCGTGCCGAACTGGCCGGGCTGGCAGCCCGGTTGCCCTGGCTGAGCGTCCACGCGCGGTACACCCGTACCGCAGGCCGGCTGGTCCCGGAGCACATGGGCGTGCTCTGTCCCGACTGGTACGACCGGGAGACCTGGGCCTGCGGTCCGGACGGACTGCTCGACGCACTGGAGCGGCACTGGGCGGCGGCAGGTGCCGGTGAGCGGCTGCGCGTGGAGCGTTTCCGGCTGACGCCCGTGCCGGCGCAGGGCTCAAACATGCCGGGCGGCCGGGTCCGGTTCGAGCGCAGTGGCGTCGAGGCCGACTCGTCCGCGTCGGTGCCTCTGCTGGAGACCGGGGAGACGGCGGGTGTGGCGATGCCGTACGGCTGCCGCCGGGGGATCTGCTTCGGCTGCCTCGCACCGCTGGTCCACGGCCGGGTCCGCGATCTGCGGACCGGTGAACTGCACGGTGAACCGGGCGAATTGATCCAGACCTGCGTCAATGGAGCGGCAGGTCCCCTCGCCCTCGCTCTCTAGGCCCCTCAAGGAGCCTGCGATGTCCACAACTGCCGTACTCAGCAACGCAACCGGGAAACCGACAGAGGAACTGGGCGAGGAGCTCGACCGGATCCGCGCCGAGGTCGTCGCCGCGCGCGGCACGGACGACGCCCGCTACATCCGTACGGTGATCGCCGTCCAGCGCGGCCTGGACACCGGCGGCCGCGCCGCCCTCGCCCTATCCCTGTTCCCGCCCGCCTGGATCGCGGGCACGGCGATGCTCACCACCGCCAAGATCCTGGAGAACATGGAACTGGGCCACAACATCCTGCACGGCCAGTGGGACTGGATGGGCGACCCGGCGATCCACTCCACCACCTGGGAATGGGACTTCCTCACCCCCGCCGACGCCTGGAAGCACACCCACAACCACCTGCACCACACCTACACCAACGTCGTCGGCCTCGACCGGGATCTCGGCTACACGATCCTGCGCATGAGCCCGGAGCAGCGCTGGCATCCGGTCCACCTCCTCCAGCCGCTGTACAACGCGCTGCTCGCCCCCGTCTTCGAATGGGGTATCGCCCTTTACGACCTGGAGGCGGACGCCGTGCCGTGCGGCCGCAAGAGCGTGCGGGCCCTCCTCGGCGACCTGGCCGGCCTGGCCCGCAAGGCCGTGCGCCAGGCGGCCAAGGACTACGTCCTCTTCCCCCTGCTCGCGGGCCCGTCCGCGCTGCCCTGTCTGCTGGGCAACGTCACCGCGAACGGGCTCCGCAACATCTGGGCGCACACCGTGATCTTCTGCGGCCACTTCCCGGGCGCCGTCCAGACCTTCTCGTACGAGGAGGCGCAGCTAGACGGTGAGACCCGAGGCCAGTGGTACCTGCGCCAGATCCAGGGCTCGGCGAACATCGAAGGCGGTCCCCTCCTCCACGTCCTCACCGGCAACCTGAGCCACCAGATCGAACACCACGTCTTCCCCGACCTGCCCAGCAACCGCTACGCCGAACTCGCGCCACGGGTGCGCGAGATCTGCGCCCGGCACGGGATCACGTACGTGAGCGGGCCGCTGTGGCGCCAGTACGCGTCCATGTGGGGCCGCGTCCTGCGTCACTCGGTGCCGCACCGGTACTAGCGCCGTCCGGAACCGGCTGTTCTCACCGTGGGACTGCTCGGGCGTGCGCTGTTCAGGGCCGAGCAGAACCCGCACAAACTGCTCCTGCTCTCCTACACCGTCGGCCGCTGGGACCTGCTGGTGATCCCGCCCGAGACCAGTGCCGCCACAGCCGCCCGCCTGATGACCACAGCCACGGATCCCTCGTGGAGTCTCACCGCGAGCGGCCTGATCCAGGAGGCGGAGTCCTTCCGGACCGCGGCCGAGGCCGACTGGGACTCGGCCCGGGAGGGCGTCTGGGACTCCGAAGGCGGGCACGACGCCCGTCCTGCGGCCTCTCGCAGCCCCGCGTCGGTCGGCCTCGACCGCGTGCTGATTCCGGCGGAAGGAAGGTGACAGGCATGGAGACCTTCGCGACCGTCATCACGCTCCTGGCGATGATCGCTCTGGGCGCACTCGCGATTCAGCTGTTCACCACGAGCCACAGCGACCGCATCGCGACGCCGCCCTCCGGCCGGTCCAGCCCGCCGGGCCGGGGTTCGGGGCGGACCCCAGCACGCACGGTGAGGAGCGGACTGCGACGGTTCCGGCCGTGGCGTCGCACCGGAGATGAGTGACGGCTCGGGCCGGCGCCGGGCATCGTCGGTGCGCCCGGAATACACGGGCACGCGCGCTTCTCGGCCGACTTCGGGTATCTCCTTGCGGGCGGGGTTTCCGACTCCTCCCGATCAGCGCAACTGCATCAACCGCATCTCGCTGAGACTGACGCCCGACGAAAGCTGAGGCGGACCGTACTCTGATCACCGTCTGAGTCCCGCTCGGATTCGCTCCCCCCGGCTAGGACCACCCGATGGGAACGCGTGTGCCCTGGGAGCACACGACGGGCGGGGTGCGAGTGTTCGGCTCGGCCGAAAAGGGCGCCCGCTCTCAGCGGGCCAGGAAATCTGACCTAGTGTCAAGAATGTCCGCGTCGATGCCTGTTGTCCGGTCGGAGCGGCCGCGCAAGAGCGCCGAGGAGGACACGGTGCCTTGGACCGATCCGCACGTGAGGAACGACGGTACACAAGTCCGGGGGGCCGGACGCTGTGCCCCGGGTGCGTGGCACGAGCTGACGATTCTGCCGTCGGCGGGCCTGGTGATCCGAGGCTTCAGCAGCGGACGGGTCACTCTTGACATGGATGGCGGGCGTACGACTCCGGTTCCGGGCGTCTGCGGCCGTGTCGCTGTCGACGGGGGGCAGTGGTGAGCCGCCGGCCGCCGGTGAGGCGGACTCGTAACTCTCCGAAGCGTGCCTCGACCCCGACGAAGCCCAGAGGCCCCCAGCCGTTGGTGCTGACCATAGCTGCAGCCGCGGGTGTCGGGTTCTGCGGCGCCGTGGGGCAGTGGCTGCTGGGCAGCTGGTGGCTGCTTGCCGTGCTCGCCGTCGTCGTGGGTGCGGCCGGCGGTTTCTGGCTCACGCAGTGGGCGGTGGGTGCTCGCTGGGAGCGGGTGCATGTGCGGAGGCTGCGCTACAGGCTCCCCCAGCTCGACGGGCTCCACCACGAGGACTTCGAGTTCGCGGTACGGGACCTGATGCGCCGTGACGGCTGTGCGGATGCCGTACAGGTGGGCGGGGCCGGGGACAACGGCGCGGATGTGACAGCGACCGATCCGCTCGGCAGGCGCTGGGTGATCCAGTGCAAGCACCGGCAGGACGGGGCCTCGGGATCGCCGGTGGGTACCCCGGATCTGCATGTGCTCAACGGCACCGGCCGGCAGCTGCACGGCGGGGACGTGGTGGTTCTGGTGACGAACGGACGCTTCACCTCGGGGTGTGCGCCGCTCGCGAAGTCTCAGAAACTGCATCTGGTCGACCGGGGAACGCTCGCCGAGTGGGCGGGAGGTTCACGGCCGCTCTGGGAGCTGCTTCAGAGGCTGCCCCTGCCGGGGAAGCGGTCGGCGTTGTCCTGAGAACCCGTTGTCGTACTGATCACGGGTGCGGCGTCCGCCTCGGTGGAACGGGTGTGGGGTCGGCGGAGCAGTCGGCCTGGACCGGGCACGGGGCGAGCATCGATCGAGCGGGCCCGTGTGCCCGGTGGGCCTTGAACGGGCGCGGTGTCTATGCCGAGCGGGTCAGGGCGATTCGAAGCCTTCGCAGAGCCGTGGTGACGGAGTGGCCTCGTGTCCCGTCGGACTCCTCGCGCAGGGGAGCCGTGGGATCGGGGCGTCGGACGAGTTGCCGTAGCTTGGTGCGGCTGTTGTGCTCGACGAGGATCGGCACGTAGTTGGCGATTCGAGCGTTACTGAGCGGCTGGTAGCAGTCCTGCACCACCTCCCGCACGACCGCGGCCGTCAGCAGGTTGGCGTAGGAGGCCGTCAGGTGGTCTGTGAGCTTCTGAAGGGTGTCGGGCAACGCAGCCTCGACCGTGTTCGCGCCCATGGCGCGCTCCTCACTGTCACAGACGGCCGACCACGGCAGCCGATCAGTATCCGGGTGCTCGGCGTCGGCCCGTCCACTTCTCACACTTGCACGGATCGCGTCCGTGGAACGGCTCGCCAGATCTGTTCATCAGCTCGCCATCTCGGATCGGTCGACCTGCGGGCGGGGCGAGACGTTCGCGCCTTCAGCAGTCCTGGTCGCCTCGGTAACGCGTCCCGGGTCACCGCGACTGCTGGGCACAGTCCGTACGGCAGGCCGGCGGAGTAGGCTGGTGTTACCGAGGGTATTTCGCGCACCGGCCTCCAAGCTTGTGTCGTTTTCGGCGATTGAATACGCCGGGCCGGTTCCGACCGGTCCGGAGCAGGGTTCGCATCATGACTGCGACCGTTTCTTACGCGCCGGCACTCGAAGACCGGCCCTCCTCTCCATCTCTCCGCATGTCGCCCGTTCTCACCGGTTCGGCACCGGCTCCGGTGGATGGCGCCTGGTGGCCCCGCTCCCGTGATCCGGGGGCGGAACTTCTCTCATTGACTGCGATTCCCGTCTCGGCCGCCTGGCTGATGTCGACCGCGAGCGACCCACTGCGAACGTCGACCACGGGCCAGTTGATGGAGGAGGCCGCGCGTCTGCGCACCGTGGCGGCGACCGACCGGGCCGTGGAGGCCGTCTGGGACGCCGAAAGCGGCCATGAAGCCAGCGGTCCGACCTCACGTCCACGGATCCCGGCAGTCACTGCTCCGGTATTCGGTATCCCGACAGTCGCTCTGCCGACGCCGAATCCGGCAAAGGGGGTGTGAGGGTCATGGACATCTTCGTGACTGTGCTGGTGCTCTTGGCGATCGTCGCTGCGGGCGTGCTCCTGATCCACCTGCTCAACAACCAGCACGACGAGCGCATCGCCGCTTTCCACTACGGCCGCTCCCGATCGGTTGTTCGGGGGCTGGCGCCTTCGGCCCCGCAGATGCTTCGCGGTCGTGCCGTTACGAGTGGCGCAGGCGATCGCCGCGACCATCGCGACGGGGGACGCGGACGGCTCCGGCCACGGCGCCGGACCCGGACGGCGGGGAAGTGAGCCGCCATGCTCCCCGCCACGCACCCCGTCAGGCTTCTGGCAGACACCAGCAGTGAGCCGGTGCTTCCCGGCACCGCGGTCCTGCGGCTGGAGACGACAGCCAAGCGCACGGGGACGTTCGACGGAGCGTGGTGGCCGCGGACGCGCGACCTCAAGAGCCAGCTGTCGGGTCTACTCACCGCGCTGACGGCTCGCCTGGGCCCCATCGCCCGCGTGGGCCTCGACGCGAGCGACTGGGACGAGACCCCGGGCCATCTGTTCGTCGACGGGCACCTGGTCCGCATCGACTGGTCCGCCGTGGGCGACAACACCATGATCGTCACCCGTGGCGACCAGGACCACTTCCTGTTCCTCGTGATCCCGCCGGAGACCGGTATCGGCCCCGCGCACGCCGCGATGGTCAGGGCCGTACAGGACGACAACGCCGACTCGGCCGAGCGGATTCTGGCCTCCACCGGCATCCCCCGGGCCAACCGGAGCGACGTACCGCAGAGTTCGCCCGGCTGAGCCGGGCCGATCAGAGCCTCAACAGCAGCCCGGGGACCCCGGCCGCACCACGGGCGACAGGTCGAGGGCCACCTGCCCTCCGGGACTGTGACATGCGCCCAGAAGACGCTGGCGCAGTCCCGAAGAGTGGCGCGAGTGAGACCACCACTGACGACGACCGTCTCGCAGTCCTCCGGCATATCAGCGACCACAGGCCGTCGGCACGGAGCTGGGAGAGCTTCCGCGGGGATGAGGGGAGTTGCGGTACCTGTAGACACCATGGGCTTCCTCGGGGTGGACTGTCACGCTGCCGGGGCTGGGGCTGGATACCGTGTCTGTGCCTGGCAGTTCAGTTCCGTCCGCGCCTCGTGGACAGTCGACGTCACCTTCAGGCTCCGGCACGTGGGCATCGGGGGTGACGAGCTATGCGCGGCCTGATCCACCCGGATGTTCCACGCGCCGCTGCGCCTCGGCGGAGGGGCTAGGTTCGGATGACCCAGCTGGCCACCGCGTGACCGATCAGCAGGTAGACGACAGCGGGCAGGCCGTAGTTGACCACGGTGCGCCGGTCGTCCGAGTGGATGGTGAACAGATTGTGCGACCAGCCCGAGAGCCAGTTCGCCGCGTCGTGGACCAGGAGACCGTCCTGCCGGCGGTGTTGGCGTCGAACAGGTAGAGGACGATCCAAAGGATCAGGATCAGTGCCGCGATGTCCACGATGATGGAGATGACGGTCCCCGCGGGCCTCCGCCGTAGCGTCTGGGCATGTCCAACGACTAGCCTTGAAAGCAGAGTTGAAACCGCGTCGACTCCATCGTCCGTGGCCTGGCGAGTGGCGGAGCCAGGCCGGCGTTTGAGTTCCACTAGGTGGGCTACTCAGCAGGGGCGTCCGACGGCCGTCCTGGACGAAGGCACCGGAGAGTTGAGCTCACAGCTCCCGGTGCCGTCCGCTGGGCACGTACGCCGTCATCTCCCGTTCGCCAGACGGAGGCGCCGCAGTGCTCGGCACAGCTCCCGCTGTATCGGTTGCGGGAGCGTCTGGTCCTTCGTCGTGGCGACCAGGGCCGCAGCCACGTCACGGAGCTTGATGTTGCAGTGCTGCGACACGTCCACCAGCAGGTCCCAGGCCCGGTCGCTGGAACACGGTGCCAGGACCATCACCATGCCGCGCGCCTGGTCGATCACCGCACGGCTCGCCAGCGCCCGCCCCAACTGCTCGTTCGTGGCGCGTAGTTCGACGACCTCGGCCAGCAACGCCGCATCCCTCGCCGGAGGAACGTTCCTCAACAGTCGCCGTTCCTCACGGGGCGTGGTCACCTGGTGCATGGTCCGTACCTCACAGGGCAGTCATCCTGTCCATAGGTGGTCAGCGGCGCGCCAGTTGCCGTTCGCCGGCCGCACCTGGCTTGTAGGCCAGTCCGTAGTGCTTGAAGATCGCAGGTTCCTGGCCGGCCCACGGCGGCAGGGGGCCAGGACCATCACCATGCCGCAGGCTTGATCGATGACCGCACGGCCGGCCAGCGCCCGCCGCAGCTGATCGTTCTCGGCGCGCAGTGCCACGACATCCTGACCCGCCGGGTCCTCTACCGAGGTCTCGGCCGTCAGATCCCACCAATCCCCCGGGAGCATGGTTGTGCGATGCATGGCACGTACCTCTCCACGATTTCGGCGCGTCCGGTGTGGCTGCAGCCGTCCCGGAATCTCTGATGCCAGGCCAGTTCATCGGTCACCCGCGGCGTTCGCGGTCCCGACGGTCCTCGCGCCTCCAGCGCGCCCGGTGCTGACGGCTGTAGCGCCGGTCCCAGCGGTCCTGACGCTCCCGGCGGTTCTCGTAGTCCCGGTACTCCCTGCGATCGGAGCCGTCACCACGGATCCAGCCTCCACCGCGATCGC
This genomic interval from Streptomyces dengpaensis contains the following:
- a CDS encoding ANTAR domain-containing protein yields the protein MHQVTTPREERRLLRNVPPARDAALLAEVVELRATNEQLGRALASRAVIDQARGMVMVLAPCSSDRAWDLLVDVSQHCNIKLRDVAAALVATTKDQTLPQPIQRELCRALRRLRLANGR
- a CDS encoding ferredoxin reductase translates to MPVLRASIGLAARLAEWGGGRVPMVAGRITSALASPLASPLAPDDYLGLIDPLLSARHPAGRVVAVRPECAGAATLEIRPGRGWAGHRAGQYLPVGVEIDGVRHWRTYSITSPPEAPGRTLTITVKEDPGGRVSPHLVHRTRPGTVLRLSPAQGEFTLPEDPLPPRMLMVTAGSGITPVAGMLRTLAGRRLSGPAPDVVLLHSAPGPDEFLFRAELAGLAARLPWLSVHARYTRTAGRLVPEHMGVLCPDWYDRETWACGPDGLLDALERHWAAAGAGERLRVERFRLTPVPAQGSNMPGGRVRFERSGVEADSSASVPLLETGETAGVAMPYGCRRGICFGCLAPLVHGRVRDLRTGELHGEPGELIQTCVNGAAGPLALAL
- a CDS encoding fatty acid desaturase family protein; this translates as MSTTAVLSNATGKPTEELGEELDRIRAEVVAARGTDDARYIRTVIAVQRGLDTGGRAALALSLFPPAWIAGTAMLTTAKILENMELGHNILHGQWDWMGDPAIHSTTWEWDFLTPADAWKHTHNHLHHTYTNVVGLDRDLGYTILRMSPEQRWHPVHLLQPLYNALLAPVFEWGIALYDLEADAVPCGRKSVRALLGDLAGLARKAVRQAAKDYVLFPLLAGPSALPCLLGNVTANGLRNIWAHTVIFCGHFPGAVQTFSYEEAQLDGETRGQWYLRQIQGSANIEGGPLLHVLTGNLSHQIEHHVFPDLPSNRYAELAPRVREICARHGITYVSGPLWRQYASMWGRVLRHSVPHRY
- a CDS encoding three-helix bundle dimerization domain-containing protein, coding for MGANTVEAALPDTLQKLTDHLTASYANLLTAAVVREVVQDCYQPLSNARIANYVPILVEHNSRTKLRQLVRRPDPTAPLREESDGTRGHSVTTALRRLRIALTRSA
- a CDS encoding restriction endonuclease, which encodes MVSRRPPVRRTRNSPKRASTPTKPRGPQPLVLTIAAAAGVGFCGAVGQWLLGSWWLLAVLAVVVGAAGGFWLTQWAVGARWERVHVRRLRYRLPQLDGLHHEDFEFAVRDLMRRDGCADAVQVGGAGDNGADVTATDPLGRRWVIQCKHRQDGASGSPVGTPDLHVLNGTGRQLHGGDVVVLVTNGRFTSGCAPLAKSQKLHLVDRGTLAEWAGGSRPLWELLQRLPLPGKRSALS
- a CDS encoding DUF5994 family protein; the protein is MLPATHPVRLLADTSSEPVLPGTAVLRLETTAKRTGTFDGAWWPRTRDLKSQLSGLLTALTARLGPIARVGLDASDWDETPGHLFVDGHLVRIDWSAVGDNTMIVTRGDQDHFLFLVIPPETGIGPAHAAMVRAVQDDNADSAERILASTGIPRANRSDVPQSSPG
- a CDS encoding DUF5994 family protein — its product is MGLLGRALFRAEQNPHKLLLLSYTVGRWDLLVIPPETSAATAARLMTTATDPSWSLTASGLIQEAESFRTAAEADWDSAREGVWDSEGGHDARPAASRSPASVGLDRVLIPAEGR
- a CDS encoding SigB/SigF/SigG family RNA polymerase sigma factor produces the protein MPAERTKGPRSAHRYDDAPDTNAAFRRIAALPDGPERSALRQEVVCAWMPMAVRLARRFRHRGETFEDLKQVAQLGLVKAVSRFDPSLGTAFPSFAIPTILGEVKRHFRDELWVVHVPRRVQELRGQVRSADHELSTSLGGSIPAVHEIAAHTGLTEADVLLGQGALESFTALSLDAVPGGSADSHPLADTLGGMEPGFDRVVNRETLRPLLRALPERERQILYMRFFCDMTQARIGLQLGVSQMYVSRLITRTCARLHDQVMADPRVPRRTA
- a CDS encoding DUF5994 family protein, whose protein sequence is MTATVSYAPALEDRPSSPSLRMSPVLTGSAPAPVDGAWWPRSRDPGAELLSLTAIPVSAAWLMSTASDPLRTSTTGQLMEEAARLRTVAATDRAVEAVWDAESGHEASGPTSRPRIPAVTAPVFGIPTVALPTPNPAKGV
- a CDS encoding SpoIIE family protein phosphatase codes for the protein MDLSPDQEARRIAAVRRYDILDTPPDGAFDRIAALAARLFDAPAATVTIVDTDRVWFKAAYGLAGVTQIGRDPGLCTSTILTGGPLVVPDTLDDPVARAHSLVTGPARVRFYAAAPITTSDGHRLGTVDVLDTRPRRITTDQATALTDLAALVMDELELRLSALRMLRVERELVEVEHAARERAERDRSEIAAYASTLQRTLLPPALPEVPGLEAACHYTTASVHDVGGDFYDVFPLGAGRWAFFLGDVSGRGAPAAALTSLIRYTLRTSALLEPDPCAVLRKLNTALLSASSDGSGFYDVFPLGAGRWAFFLGDVSGRGAPADALTSLIRYTLRTSALLEPDPCAVLRKLNTALLSASSDGSGFCTLVFGRCGGPWSKPEASSRHWSPKSRPTRTGVGDEIATHLTNTPTEQRCVPRESWQAPDTAAQTERRCRGLRPAPGELGCVEPHGH